The following are from one region of the Microbacterium sp. cx-55 genome:
- the rpsK gene encoding 30S ribosomal protein S11 yields the protein MAQAKTAARKPRRKEKKNIAVGQAHIKSTFNNTIVSITDPSGAVISWASSGGVGFKGSRKSTPYAAGMAAESAARQAAEHGVKKVDVFVKGPGSGRETAIRSLTAAGLEVGSIQDVTPQAHNGCRPPKRRRV from the coding sequence ATGGCACAGGCCAAGACCGCGGCGCGCAAGCCCCGCCGCAAAGAGAAGAAGAACATCGCTGTGGGCCAGGCCCACATCAAGTCGACGTTCAACAACACGATCGTTTCGATCACCGACCCGTCCGGTGCGGTCATCAGCTGGGCATCGTCCGGCGGCGTGGGCTTCAAGGGCTCGCGCAAGTCGACCCCGTACGCGGCCGGTATGGCTGCCGAGTCGGCTGCCCGTCAGGCCGCCGAGCACGGCGTCAAGAAGGTCGACGTCTTCGTGAAGGGCCCGGGTTCCGGACGCGAGACGGCGATCCGTTCGCTGACCGCTGCCGGCCTCGAGGTCGGTTCGATCCAGGATGTGACGCCGCAGGCGCACAACGGCTGCCGTCCGCCGAAGCGTCGCCGCGTCTGA
- a CDS encoding DNA-directed RNA polymerase subunit alpha, translating to MLIAQRPTLTEEKVGEFRSRFIIEPLEPGFGYTIGNALRRSLLSSIPGAAVTSIRLDGVLHEFSTIPGVKEDVTEIILNIKQLVVSSERDEPITAYLRKTGAGEVTAADISAPAGVEVHNPELVIATLNDTARFELELTIERGRGYVSATQNRNEYAEAGQVPIDSIYSPVLKVSYRVEATRAGERTDFDKLILDVESKQSIAPRDAVASAGRTLTELFGLARELNVEAEGIEIGPAPVEAVLSNELSMPIEDLDLSVRSYNCLKREGINTVSELVALSETQLMNIRNFGQKSVDEVRDKLTSLGLSLKDSVPGFDGAHFYNGYDEETV from the coding sequence GTGCTCATCGCACAGCGTCCCACTCTGACCGAGGAGAAGGTCGGGGAGTTCCGCAGCCGCTTCATCATCGAGCCGCTCGAGCCCGGCTTCGGTTACACCATCGGCAACGCGCTTCGTCGCAGCCTCCTGTCTTCCATCCCCGGTGCCGCCGTCACCAGCATCCGCCTCGATGGCGTGCTGCACGAGTTCAGCACCATCCCGGGTGTCAAGGAAGATGTCACCGAGATCATCCTGAACATCAAGCAGCTCGTCGTTTCGAGCGAGCGCGACGAGCCCATCACCGCGTACCTGCGCAAGACGGGTGCGGGCGAGGTCACGGCCGCCGACATCTCGGCTCCGGCCGGCGTCGAGGTCCACAACCCCGAGCTCGTCATCGCGACCCTGAACGACACGGCCCGCTTCGAGCTGGAGCTGACGATCGAGCGTGGCCGCGGCTACGTCTCGGCGACGCAGAACCGCAACGAGTACGCCGAGGCCGGTCAGGTTCCGATCGACTCGATCTACTCGCCCGTGCTCAAGGTCAGCTACCGCGTCGAGGCGACTCGTGCCGGGGAGCGTACCGACTTCGACAAGCTCATCCTGGATGTCGAGTCGAAGCAGTCCATCGCGCCGCGTGACGCGGTCGCGTCGGCCGGTCGCACGCTCACCGAGCTGTTCGGTCTCGCTCGCGAGCTGAACGTCGAAGCCGAGGGCATCGAGATCGGCCCCGCGCCGGTCGAGGCCGTGCTCTCCAACGAACTGTCGATGCCGATCGAGGACCTCGATCTGTCGGTGCGTTCGTACAACTGCCTGAAGCGCGAGGGCATCAACACGGTGTCGGAGCTGGTCGCCCTCTCCGAGACCCAGCTGATGAACATCCGCAACTTCGGTCAGAAGTCGGTCGACGAGGTGCGCGACAAGCTCACTTCGCTCGGTCTGTCGCTGAAGGATTCGGTGCCCGGTTTCGACGGCGCCCACTTCTACAACGGCTACGACGAAGAAACCGTCTGA
- the rplQ gene encoding 50S ribosomal protein L17, translating to MPKPTKGPRLGGGPAHERLMLANLAAALYTHKSITTTETKAKRLRPLAERLITFAKRGDLHARRRVLTVLRNNKDAVHELFAEIAPLVAERDGGYTRITKIGNRKGDNAPMAVIELVLEPVVKKSASSKSAPASKTEAAPVAEAPVEEAPAEESAADEAGAESPEEGAAAEADAADAVEAPAEADAEKKSE from the coding sequence ATGCCTAAGCCCACGAAGGGTCCCCGCCTCGGAGGCGGTCCCGCACACGAGCGCCTGATGCTGGCGAACCTGGCTGCCGCGCTGTACACGCACAAGTCGATCACGACGACGGAGACGAAGGCCAAGCGCCTGCGTCCCCTCGCCGAGCGCCTCATCACGTTCGCGAAGCGCGGCGACCTGCACGCGCGTCGTCGCGTGCTGACGGTCCTGCGTAACAACAAGGACGCCGTCCACGAGCTGTTCGCGGAGATCGCGCCCCTCGTCGCCGAGCGCGACGGCGGTTACACCCGCATCACGAAGATCGGCAACCGCAAGGGCGACAACGCTCCCATGGCCGTCATCGAACTGGTGCTCGAGCCCGTCGTGAAGAAGTCGGCGTCGTCGAAGTCGGCTCCGGCCTCGAAGACCGAGGCCGCTCCCGTCGCCGAGGCTCCCGTCGAGGAGGCTCCTGCAGAGGAGTCCGCCGCCGACGAGGCCGGCGCAGAGTCGCCCGAAGAGGGCGCCGCTGCCGAGGCTGACGCTGCGGATGCGGTCGAGGCTCCGGCCGAGGCCGACGCGGAGAAGAAGTCCGAGTAA
- a CDS encoding acyltransferase family protein, which produces MIPHESPTPPRARFAGLDGLRAIAVALVVIYHLFPGSWVRGGFIGVDVFFVISGFLITSLLLREKSDTGRIGLLAFWRRRARRLLPALALVLVVAASAAWMLGGDILVGLGRQLLGAVTFSYNWASISAGADYFGADGSELFRNLWSLAVEEQFYLVWPVLLLLLLLLPRTWMRVAIVGALGAASAGWMTALVITGGATPASVSAEITRVYFGTDTHAFGLLLGVAVAFLWRTVSQRAWVQRAAVRRGAEAVGIMATIGLIAVATIPQGQTIATFPGALLAASGLSAVAIVAGCWPGSVFGRVLDVGLLRWLGNRSYGLYLWHWPVLVLLVAAVQETGPDRPFPVWIGAAALAIALVATEASYRFCEMPVRRLGFRGSIRALRAGIRSGGRRRAAVVTAVAASVALLAGTVAGVVSAPAVSSGEAVVEAGMAALRDNPPAERIPAGPGVTGDQITAVGDSVMLASAPGLLARFPGIHVDAAVSRSMYAAPGILRDLAAAGQLRPYVVVALGTNGAISERSLDSILDAIGPDRQLVLVNAFAPRDWIAGVNTELSEYARTHPTVQVADWADAIAPHPDLLAGDHIHPGEAGGRVFADAVADALEQAQRAQARSAEFAEQRRFAQELRQEQLFQPPGAPHPS; this is translated from the coding sequence ATGATCCCCCACGAATCCCCGACTCCTCCGCGCGCCCGGTTCGCCGGCCTCGACGGCCTCCGCGCGATCGCCGTCGCGCTCGTCGTGATCTACCACCTCTTCCCCGGCTCGTGGGTGCGCGGCGGCTTCATCGGGGTCGACGTCTTCTTCGTCATCAGCGGGTTCCTGATCACCTCGCTCCTCCTCCGTGAGAAGTCGGATACCGGCCGCATCGGCCTCCTGGCGTTCTGGCGGCGGCGTGCTCGACGCCTCCTCCCCGCGCTCGCCCTCGTCCTCGTCGTCGCCGCCAGCGCCGCGTGGATGCTCGGCGGCGACATCCTCGTCGGTCTCGGTCGGCAGCTCCTCGGCGCGGTGACGTTCAGCTACAACTGGGCCTCGATCTCCGCGGGTGCGGACTACTTCGGCGCCGACGGCTCCGAGCTCTTCCGGAACCTCTGGTCACTCGCGGTCGAAGAGCAGTTCTACCTCGTCTGGCCGGTTCTGCTCCTGCTTCTGCTCCTCCTCCCCCGCACCTGGATGCGCGTCGCGATCGTCGGAGCGCTCGGTGCCGCGTCGGCCGGATGGATGACGGCGCTCGTCATCACGGGAGGCGCGACGCCCGCATCCGTCAGTGCCGAGATCACCCGCGTCTACTTCGGCACCGACACGCACGCGTTCGGACTGCTGCTGGGAGTCGCGGTCGCGTTCCTCTGGCGAACCGTGAGCCAGCGCGCATGGGTGCAGCGTGCCGCCGTGCGCCGCGGGGCCGAGGCCGTCGGCATCATGGCGACGATCGGCCTCATCGCGGTCGCCACCATCCCGCAGGGGCAGACGATCGCCACGTTCCCGGGCGCACTGCTGGCCGCCAGCGGGTTGTCCGCCGTGGCGATCGTCGCCGGATGCTGGCCGGGCTCGGTGTTCGGGAGAGTACTCGACGTCGGGCTGCTTCGGTGGCTCGGCAACCGCTCCTACGGCCTGTACCTCTGGCACTGGCCGGTGCTGGTGCTCCTCGTGGCCGCCGTACAGGAGACGGGGCCCGACCGCCCGTTCCCCGTGTGGATCGGCGCGGCCGCCCTCGCCATCGCGCTCGTCGCCACGGAGGCGTCGTACCGCTTCTGCGAGATGCCGGTGCGGCGCCTCGGATTCCGCGGCAGCATCCGTGCCCTCCGCGCCGGTATCCGGAGCGGAGGACGCCGCCGCGCGGCCGTCGTGACCGCGGTCGCGGCATCCGTCGCGCTCCTCGCCGGCACCGTCGCGGGTGTGGTCTCGGCGCCGGCCGTGTCGAGCGGCGAGGCCGTCGTCGAAGCGGGCATGGCCGCCCTCCGCGACAACCCGCCCGCGGAACGGATCCCTGCCGGCCCGGGAGTGACGGGCGATCAGATCACGGCCGTCGGAGACTCGGTCATGCTGGCATCGGCACCGGGTCTTCTCGCCCGCTTTCCCGGCATCCACGTTGACGCCGCCGTCTCCAGGTCGATGTATGCCGCTCCGGGAATCCTCCGCGACCTCGCCGCAGCCGGGCAGCTTCGGCCCTACGTCGTGGTCGCACTCGGCACGAACGGTGCGATCTCGGAGCGCTCGCTCGACAGCATCCTCGACGCCATCGGTCCCGACCGTCAGCTCGTGCTCGTGAACGCATTCGCTCCTCGGGACTGGATCGCCGGAGTCAACACCGAGCTGTCGGAGTACGCGCGCACGCATCCGACCGTGCAGGTTGCAGATTGGGCTGACGCGATCGCCCCGCATCCGGACCTGCTTGCCGGCGACCACATCCACCCCGGCGAGGCGGGTGGGCGCGTGTTCGCGGATGCGGTCGCCGACGCGCTCGAGCAGGCGCAGCGCGCGCAGGCCCGCTCCGCGGAGTTCGCCGAGCAGCGCCGCTTCGCCCAGGAGCTCCGCCAGGAGCAACTGTTCCAGCCCCCCGGCGCCCCGCACCCCTCCTGA
- the truA gene encoding tRNA pseudouridine(38-40) synthase TruA has translation MRIRLDIAYDGTHFRGWARQPGLRTVQGTLEDALARILSGTPTLVVAGRTDAGVHASGQVAHLDLDEAQVRRLTLGRRTPDDPVAALAARVRGVLGAYPDVTLRRTSLAPEGFDARFSAVWRRYAYRLADDSTGYDPFQRERTTQVRGHLDVAAMDAAARSLIGLHDFAAYCKPREEATTIRTLLEFDWHRDEDGALIANVRADAFCHSMVRALVGACAAVGAGRLEVADAALLRDAAVRTSAFAVLAARGLVLAEVGYPADELLAGRAAQTRARRVAD, from the coding sequence ATGCGGATCCGCCTCGACATCGCCTACGACGGCACGCATTTTCGCGGATGGGCGCGTCAACCCGGGCTTCGCACGGTGCAGGGAACGCTCGAGGATGCGCTCGCCCGCATCCTGTCGGGAACCCCGACCCTCGTGGTCGCGGGGCGCACCGACGCCGGTGTGCACGCGAGCGGACAGGTCGCGCATCTGGATCTGGACGAGGCGCAGGTGCGGCGACTGACGCTGGGGCGACGCACGCCGGATGACCCGGTCGCGGCGCTCGCGGCGCGCGTGCGGGGCGTGCTGGGCGCGTACCCCGACGTGACGCTGCGGCGCACCTCGCTCGCCCCGGAGGGTTTCGATGCGCGGTTCTCCGCCGTCTGGCGGCGCTACGCCTACCGTCTCGCCGATGACAGCACCGGCTACGACCCGTTCCAGCGCGAGCGTACGACGCAGGTGCGCGGCCACCTCGACGTCGCGGCGATGGACGCGGCCGCGCGCTCGCTCATCGGTCTCCACGACTTCGCGGCCTACTGCAAGCCGCGCGAGGAGGCCACCACCATCCGCACGCTTCTCGAGTTCGACTGGCATCGCGACGAGGATGGCGCGCTGATCGCGAATGTGCGGGCGGATGCGTTCTGCCACAGCATGGTGCGCGCCCTCGTCGGGGCGTGCGCCGCCGTGGGCGCGGGGCGGCTCGAGGTCGCCGACGCGGCGCTGCTGCGTGACGCGGCGGTGCGTACGAGTGCGTTCGCGGTGCTCGCCGCGCGGGGCCTCGTCCTGGCGGAGGTCGGCTACCCCGCCGACGAGCTGCTGGCCGGTCGGGCCGCGCAGACGCGGGCACGACGCGTCGCCGACTGA
- a CDS encoding endonuclease/exonuclease/phosphatase family protein: protein MKVISYNLRKHRAAVEIADLADRHGADILCLQEADTTDLPERTGGLRLADATVRNRLGLAVYYRESSFRLEEVRALSLKKSLHDRVLKPAEERMLGVRLHDIDAGQEFIVASFHAAPLTALNSLRRHQIRTALGALQNLGPGLPALMVGDYNYPVFKEKLGQRVRDQGYELTLSDSRTYTRYRFFRGHYDFATSSGFEIAHVRTLPQGLSDHLPILVTAELPSASSASRVA, encoded by the coding sequence ATGAAGGTCATCTCCTACAACCTCCGCAAACACCGCGCTGCGGTGGAGATCGCGGATCTCGCCGATCGCCACGGCGCCGACATCCTCTGCTTGCAGGAGGCCGACACCACCGACCTCCCCGAGCGCACCGGCGGGCTCCGTCTCGCCGATGCCACGGTGCGCAACCGCTTGGGACTCGCGGTCTACTACCGCGAGAGCAGCTTCCGCCTCGAGGAGGTGCGGGCGCTATCGCTGAAGAAGTCCCTGCACGACCGGGTGCTGAAGCCGGCGGAGGAGCGGATGCTGGGCGTCCGGCTGCACGACATCGACGCCGGCCAGGAGTTCATCGTGGCGTCCTTCCACGCGGCGCCGCTGACCGCGCTGAACTCGCTCCGGCGGCATCAGATCCGCACGGCGCTCGGGGCGCTGCAGAACCTCGGCCCCGGTCTCCCGGCCCTGATGGTCGGGGACTACAACTACCCGGTCTTCAAAGAGAAGCTCGGTCAGCGCGTGCGCGATCAGGGCTACGAGCTCACCCTGAGCGACTCGCGCACCTACACGCGGTACCGCTTCTTCCGCGGGCACTACGACTTCGCGACGTCGTCGGGGTTCGAGATCGCGCACGTCAGGACGCTCCCGCAGGGGCTCAGCGACCATCTGCCGATCCTCGTCACCGCCGAGCTGCCGAGCGCGTCGTCGGCGTCCCGCGTCGCCTGA
- a CDS encoding DUF4012 domain-containing protein, whose translation MTNPLLPRPARTAGRVFVWVLLAVAVLTVAAAAWLGVRGYLAYSHLRSAESAARQLSADVGDPATAAAGLPAISSDTAAARALTSDPIWTAAESLPWVGPQLSTVGTLAASIDDVAGSALEPLVDLASTFSVDSLRPTDGRFDLTKFDSMQTAAASSAAQVGVAANTLQNIDRGPLLPVLATSVDEVGELLGTVQTAADAVSRTTALMPAMLGEDGPRNYLVVFQNNAEWRSLGGIVGAMAMIHTEDGSLTLAAQGSSSDFTKYDTPVLDIGPELTGIMGAKPAQFIQNATQVPSFPLAAELAREMWARETGTQVDGVLSLDPVALSYLLKATGPITLPTGDVLSSENATQLLLNEVYQRYERPADQDAFFQAAAASVFGALAAGSADPATLISALAQAGEEQRLLIWNANETEQAILDGTTLQGDLPETDAEQTAFGVYVNDGTGSKMDYYMTLGTGVAWCTDTESTPDAALTVTLRDDAPADAASLPAYITGNGGFGVEAGLTETITYLYLPEGSEVVATSSSGGGSETGFGTGTDSGRTVLTWSTTLRPGEEATATVRVRTPPTASLVAETTPVLPGKAQEVEARCSAAG comes from the coding sequence GTGACGAATCCGCTGCTTCCGCGCCCGGCTCGAACGGCGGGCCGCGTCTTCGTGTGGGTCCTCCTGGCCGTCGCCGTGCTCACCGTGGCCGCGGCCGCGTGGCTCGGTGTGCGCGGATACCTCGCCTATTCGCACCTCCGATCCGCGGAATCCGCCGCCCGTCAGCTTTCCGCCGACGTCGGCGATCCCGCCACCGCAGCGGCCGGTCTTCCCGCCATCTCCTCCGACACCGCGGCGGCGCGCGCGCTGACGTCAGACCCGATCTGGACAGCGGCCGAATCGCTTCCGTGGGTCGGCCCTCAGCTGTCGACGGTCGGCACGCTCGCCGCATCCATCGACGACGTCGCGGGATCCGCGCTCGAGCCCCTCGTCGATCTGGCCTCGACCTTCTCCGTCGATTCGCTGCGCCCGACAGATGGCCGTTTCGACCTCACCAAGTTCGACTCCATGCAGACGGCGGCCGCCTCGAGCGCAGCGCAGGTCGGCGTCGCGGCGAACACCCTGCAGAACATCGACCGCGGCCCGCTTCTGCCCGTGCTCGCGACGAGCGTCGACGAGGTCGGGGAGCTGCTCGGCACGGTGCAGACGGCGGCGGATGCGGTCAGCCGCACCACAGCGCTCATGCCCGCGATGCTCGGCGAAGACGGCCCTCGCAATTACCTGGTCGTGTTCCAGAACAACGCCGAGTGGCGCTCGCTCGGCGGCATCGTCGGGGCCATGGCCATGATCCACACCGAGGACGGCTCGCTCACTCTCGCCGCCCAGGGATCATCCTCGGACTTCACGAAGTACGACACCCCGGTGCTCGACATCGGCCCGGAGCTGACCGGAATCATGGGCGCGAAGCCCGCCCAGTTCATCCAGAACGCGACCCAGGTGCCGTCGTTCCCCCTCGCCGCCGAACTCGCCCGCGAGATGTGGGCCCGCGAGACCGGCACCCAGGTCGACGGAGTGCTCTCACTCGACCCCGTCGCCCTGTCGTACCTGTTGAAAGCGACCGGGCCGATCACGCTACCGACCGGAGACGTGCTCAGCAGCGAGAACGCCACGCAGCTCCTCCTCAACGAGGTCTACCAGCGGTATGAGCGGCCCGCCGATCAGGATGCGTTCTTCCAGGCCGCCGCCGCATCCGTCTTCGGCGCTCTCGCCGCCGGGAGCGCCGACCCCGCGACGCTGATCAGCGCACTCGCGCAAGCGGGCGAGGAGCAGCGGCTGCTCATCTGGAACGCGAACGAGACCGAGCAGGCGATTCTCGACGGCACGACCCTGCAGGGGGACCTTCCCGAGACGGATGCGGAGCAGACCGCGTTCGGCGTATACGTCAACGACGGCACCGGATCGAAGATGGACTACTACATGACGCTCGGCACCGGCGTCGCCTGGTGCACCGACACGGAGTCCACGCCCGACGCCGCGCTCACGGTCACGCTCCGAGACGATGCTCCCGCGGATGCCGCCTCTCTCCCGGCCTACATCACCGGTAACGGCGGCTTCGGGGTGGAGGCCGGCCTCACCGAGACCATCACCTACCTGTACCTGCCCGAGGGCAGCGAGGTCGTGGCGACCTCCTCATCCGGCGGCGGATCCGAGACCGGCTTCGGTACCGGCACCGACAGCGGACGCACCGTGCTCACCTGGTCGACGACGCTCCGCCCGGGCGAAGAGGCGACCGCCACCGTCCGGGTGCGGACGCCGCCGACCGCATCGCTCGTCGCCGAGACCACCCCCGTCCTCCCCGGAAAAGCGCAAGAGGTCGAAGCCCGCTGCTCGGCCGCGGGATAA
- a CDS encoding fructose 1,6-bisphosphatase: MAVALVGALALSGCTQLVDAFNAAQGNTSSDSTAENTFVRPSASPSASMAFNSQFSYDGSVSLSSDVADDLELRLEVWAVDSKRTQEWTPTREKTFGFSVNVYDHRVDDKAVLTEKRRVFISAVQIQSTTTQTSGQMQQPYQFSADPRTLVPTDTQRSDRGLLLNSFQGGLLVPEQTIHQLPEDTYGLTLEFALTVAVEGTANTDASFSQQIVYQYLPIAIYQD; this comes from the coding sequence GTGGCAGTCGCCCTCGTCGGTGCTCTCGCCCTGTCGGGATGCACGCAACTCGTCGACGCGTTCAACGCGGCGCAGGGCAACACGTCGTCCGACTCAACCGCCGAGAACACGTTCGTTCGGCCGTCGGCGAGCCCGTCCGCATCCATGGCCTTCAACTCCCAGTTCAGCTACGACGGGTCTGTGTCGCTCTCCAGCGACGTGGCCGACGATCTCGAGCTGCGGCTGGAGGTGTGGGCGGTCGATTCCAAGCGCACTCAGGAGTGGACTCCGACGCGCGAGAAGACCTTCGGTTTCTCGGTGAACGTCTACGACCACCGCGTCGATGACAAGGCGGTTCTCACCGAGAAGCGCCGGGTGTTCATCTCGGCGGTGCAGATCCAGTCGACGACGACGCAGACCTCCGGACAGATGCAGCAGCCGTACCAGTTCAGCGCCGACCCGCGGACGCTCGTGCCCACCGACACGCAGCGATCCGACCGCGGCCTGCTGCTCAACAGCTTCCAGGGCGGCCTGCTCGTTCCGGAGCAGACGATCCATCAGCTGCCGGAAGACACCTACGGACTCACGCTCGAGTTCGCCCTGACGGTCGCGGTCGAGGGCACGGCCAACACCGACGCCTCGTTCTCGCAGCAGATCGTCTACCAGTACCTGCCGATCGCGATCTACCAGGACTGA
- a CDS encoding glycosyltransferase family 2 protein, translated as MTDPRMSYSPQVPQAIEAPQGFAPDAVPGSLEDHFGQDFMAVLENTTVHRSTIGCVIPAYNEEESIAQVIESLLAQTRVPDVIHVVINNTSDNTVKIASQYAGPHEVTTELGEQFTEVFVHDIGKNPDKKVGALNYGYSLVEGCDYLLGVDGDTVADSRAVEYLETEAVSDSRIGGISAIYTIDDAPIKGTIAKWLIAGQRTQFAAFNLQNLLRGRNMAVLGGQFSIFSTNALRDAMKANHQSTPWVKDSEVEDSLLSLQIKSAGYLTKISPYARASVGGMTTLKGYDAQQVKWTFGAIELMWPGQRGDTKGQPFHPNLRLRWFENFGMLTNLFVRVAFLILLAGSLSINAFVFSPIWLIPIGIAILLNIRIAMTMKERNNRDMLFAGLGFPAEVFMWIRLSHFVRSWARFFSRKKVDNWAMQAKAERGGASIGHWAPFIILALVLLVGAFGWSTLGPVVQSSILWIGWPIVGVVTVLQTLLMLTKLFRRYQGYKV; from the coding sequence ATGACTGATCCGCGCATGAGCTACTCGCCGCAGGTGCCCCAGGCGATCGAGGCGCCCCAGGGCTTCGCGCCGGATGCGGTCCCCGGGTCGCTCGAGGACCACTTCGGCCAGGACTTCATGGCCGTCCTCGAGAACACGACGGTGCACCGCTCCACGATCGGTTGCGTCATCCCCGCGTACAACGAGGAGGAATCGATCGCCCAGGTGATCGAGAGCCTGCTCGCGCAGACGCGCGTGCCCGACGTCATCCACGTGGTGATCAACAACACCTCCGACAACACGGTGAAGATCGCGAGCCAGTACGCCGGGCCGCACGAGGTGACGACCGAGCTGGGCGAGCAGTTCACCGAGGTCTTCGTGCACGACATCGGCAAGAACCCCGACAAGAAAGTCGGCGCCCTCAACTACGGCTACTCGCTCGTCGAGGGCTGCGACTACCTGCTCGGCGTCGACGGTGACACGGTCGCCGACTCCCGCGCCGTGGAGTACCTCGAGACCGAAGCGGTGAGCGACTCGCGCATCGGCGGCATCTCGGCCATCTACACGATCGATGACGCGCCCATCAAGGGCACGATCGCGAAGTGGCTGATCGCCGGTCAGCGCACGCAGTTCGCCGCCTTCAACCTGCAGAACCTGCTGCGCGGTCGCAACATGGCGGTGCTCGGCGGGCAGTTCTCGATCTTCTCCACGAACGCGCTGCGCGACGCCATGAAGGCGAACCACCAGAGCACCCCGTGGGTCAAAGACAGCGAGGTCGAGGACTCGCTCCTCTCGCTGCAGATCAAGAGCGCCGGATACCTCACGAAGATCAGCCCCTACGCGCGTGCCAGCGTGGGCGGGATGACAACCCTGAAGGGCTACGACGCCCAGCAGGTGAAGTGGACGTTCGGTGCGATCGAACTCATGTGGCCCGGCCAGCGCGGCGACACCAAGGGGCAGCCGTTCCACCCCAACCTGCGCCTGCGGTGGTTCGAGAACTTCGGGATGCTGACGAACCTGTTCGTGCGCGTCGCGTTCCTCATCCTCCTCGCGGGGTCGCTCTCCATCAACGCCTTCGTCTTCTCACCGATCTGGCTCATCCCGATCGGCATCGCGATCCTGCTGAACATCCGGATCGCGATGACGATGAAGGAACGCAACAACCGCGACATGCTGTTCGCCGGCCTCGGGTTCCCGGCCGAGGTCTTCATGTGGATCCGCCTCAGCCACTTCGTGCGTTCGTGGGCACGCTTCTTCTCGCGTAAGAAGGTCGACAACTGGGCCATGCAGGCGAAGGCGGAGCGTGGCGGCGCATCGATCGGCCACTGGGCGCCGTTCATCATCCTGGCGCTCGTGCTGCTGGTGGGCGCGTTCGGATGGTCGACCCTCGGACCCGTCGTCCAGTCGTCGATCCTCTGGATCGGCTGGCCGATCGTCGGTGTCGTGACCGTGCTGCAGACCCTGCTCATGCTGACGAAGCTGTTCCGCCGCTACCAGGGCTACAAGGTCTGA
- a CDS encoding response regulator transcription factor has translation MTDASDGQKTAVIVEDDPDVRHLLAEVLEAAGFSTVSVGNGIDGVRAVLAYQPLITTLDVNMPGIDGFEAARRIREKSNTFIIMLTGLADEADVVLGLGAGADEYIVKPFRPREFRARVEALLRRPRPESGAAAGNPRQESVGPSFPGARAQTQAIPVQPEIRHPGGVPAQAFPDPRDYPAVAAMPEPVAPVIPVTAVVIPPANAPGSELAPTSAGPVPGGGYWLTHRDLQLNPETRMVLTGGRDVELTRTEFDLLATLLESKRRVRSKADLTLVLRGESYVTSYYVGEADKRAVEAHMTNLRRKLGDNPANPRYIETVRGVGYRLTAELAAP, from the coding sequence ATGACCGATGCATCGGACGGGCAGAAGACTGCGGTCATCGTCGAGGACGATCCGGACGTCCGCCACCTCCTCGCAGAGGTGCTCGAAGCCGCCGGATTCTCCACCGTCTCGGTCGGCAACGGCATCGACGGCGTCCGCGCTGTGCTCGCCTACCAGCCGCTGATCACCACGCTCGACGTCAACATGCCCGGTATCGACGGCTTCGAAGCCGCTCGCCGCATCCGGGAGAAGTCGAACACCTTCATCATCATGCTGACCGGACTCGCCGACGAAGCCGACGTGGTGCTCGGCCTCGGTGCGGGCGCCGACGAGTACATCGTGAAGCCATTCCGTCCGCGCGAGTTCCGCGCGCGCGTGGAGGCGCTGCTCCGCCGACCGCGACCCGAGTCGGGCGCCGCAGCGGGCAACCCGCGTCAAGAGAGCGTCGGTCCGTCCTTCCCGGGCGCCCGGGCGCAGACCCAGGCGATCCCCGTGCAGCCCGAGATCCGGCACCCCGGCGGCGTGCCCGCCCAAGCATTCCCGGACCCCCGCGACTACCCCGCGGTCGCGGCGATGCCCGAGCCGGTGGCCCCGGTCATCCCGGTCACCGCCGTGGTGATTCCGCCCGCCAACGCTCCCGGCTCCGAGCTGGCGCCGACGAGCGCGGGTCCCGTGCCCGGCGGCGGCTACTGGCTGACCCACCGCGATCTGCAGTTGAACCCGGAAACGCGCATGGTGCTGACCGGCGGGCGCGATGTCGAGCTGACCCGCACCGAATTCGATCTGCTGGCGACGCTCCTCGAGTCGAAGCGCCGCGTGCGCAGCAAGGCCGATCTCACCCTCGTGCTGCGCGGCGAGTCCTACGTCACGTCGTACTACGTGGGCGAGGCCGACAAGCGCGCGGTCGAGGCGCACATGACGAACCTCCGCCGAAAGCTCGGTGACAACCCGGCCAACCCGCGCTACATCGAGACCGTGCGCGGTGTCGGCTACCGCCTGACGGCGGAGCTCGCCGCTCCCTGA